The following are encoded in a window of Brachionichthys hirsutus isolate HB-005 unplaced genomic scaffold, CSIRO-AGI_Bhir_v1 contig_1378, whole genome shotgun sequence genomic DNA:
- the nalf1a gene encoding NALCN channel auxiliary factor 1, with product MVYKAWLCSQYFQTTQVHCSNRIPCGQYCLEVQQRCPFVLPDNDDLIHGGSPSFICTGLLEDHPSGVDPYAECCDVRWDLKVDNHSRGSLKRTHPPCQHRTSLSSSAACRLCNSRLKLCLLVLVLLHTVASLTASHNATELGLPAITPLEESPANEE from the exons ATGGTTTATAAGGCCTGGCTGTGTTCTCAGTACTTCCAGACCACCCAGGTGCATTGCAGTAACCGGATCCCCTGTGGTCAATACTgcctggaggtgcagcagcggTGTCCCTTCGTCCTGCCTGACAACGATGATCTCATTCACGGAGGCAGCCCCAGTTTTATATGCACAG GGCTGCTGGAGGACCATCCATCAGGTGTGGACCCGTACGCAGAGTGCTGTGACGTGCGGTGGGACTTAAAAGTGGATAATCATTCTCGGGGGTCACTGAAAAGAACTCATCCGCCCTGCCAGCACCGAACCTCCCTCAGCTCTTCGGCAGCCTGCAGACTGTGTAACAGCCGGCTCAAACTCTGCCTGCTGGTCCTTGTCCTCCTACACACTGTTGCCAGCCTCACTgcatcccacaatgcaacagaaCTAGGCCTCCCCGCCATCACGCCTCTGGAGGAGAGCCCTGCCAACGAGGAGTGA